AGCGCGCCCGATACCCCTTTGCGCGGCGCGCGCGTGGGCGGCATCTCATTCCCCCCGTGAGGTGCCGCCCTTTCGCATCCCCGAGGTCTGTGCGCCGGATGCGGGCATTCCTCCTGCACCGCGGTGGATCCTGCCGGCTTGTCCACAGGCGCCGGGAACAGTGCTCCGCGGCGTCCGCACGACGACCTACCGTCGTGGCATGCCAGATCCGTTCGTCCTCCGTCCTCGCTCCGCCGTGGGCCGCGCGCCCGACGCGTCGGCGCCGATGGCCGTCGACCCGGCCTTCGGTGCGCTCGCCGAGCACGTGCGCGACGAGCGCGTCACCGACATCTTCGTCAACGGCACGCAGGGGCTCTTCGTCGACCGAGGAGCGGGAGCCGAGCAGATCCCGGACTGGCGTGCCTCCGAGCGGGAGGTGCGCGATCTCGCGGTCGCCCTGGTGGGCGCCGGAGGCCGGCACCTGGACGACCAGTCACCCTGCGTGGACGTGCGACTGGACGACGGCATCCGCGTGCACGCCGTCCTCGCGCCGATCGCCACGTCGGGCACGGCGCTCTCCATCCGCGTGCCGCGCGTGCTGGGGGCCGATCTGGACGCGCTCGCGCGATCGGGAACGTTCTCACCGGCGCAGCGCGCGTGGCTCGGCAGGCTGGTTGCCGAGCGTGCGAACATCCTCATCACCGGAGGCACCGGCACGGGCAAGACCACCCTGCTCGCG
Above is a genomic segment from Microbacterium sp. W4I4 containing:
- a CDS encoding TadA family conjugal transfer-associated ATPase, with the protein product MPDPFVLRPRSAVGRAPDASAPMAVDPAFGALAEHVRDERVTDIFVNGTQGLFVDRGAGAEQIPDWRASEREVRDLAVALVGAGGRHLDDQSPCVDVRLDDGIRVHAVLAPIATSGTALSIRVPRVLGADLDALARSGTFSPAQRAWLGRLVAERANILITGGTGTGKTTLLAALLSETGPGERIVTIEDVAELRPRHPHHVALEARQPNLEGAGRITLAMLVRESLRMRPDRLVVGECRGEEVRELLTALNTGHDGGAGTLHASGLVDVPARLEALGALAGMDATALARQVVSAFTIVLHLERSSDGRRRIAHAGRFVLADDRLGIEEVAPW